Proteins from a genomic interval of Bradyrhizobium sp. CCGB01:
- the greA gene encoding transcription elongation factor GreA: MSVAFTKEESAETASETLLPDRPISPHPNFVTEAGLQALQSQLQEAREAYEAAQAIEDVNEKRRQSAVPLRDARYLTERLRTAQVIPTPASTDVVAFGSTVTFSRTDGRVQTYRIVGEDEADPKAGSISFVAPVAKSLIGKAVGDVVGSGAQEIEILSIA, translated from the coding sequence TTGAGCGTCGCCTTTACCAAGGAAGAAAGCGCCGAAACCGCGTCCGAGACGCTGTTGCCGGATCGCCCGATCTCGCCGCATCCAAATTTCGTGACGGAAGCAGGCCTGCAGGCGTTGCAGTCGCAGCTTCAGGAAGCGCGCGAGGCCTATGAAGCCGCACAAGCCATCGAGGACGTCAACGAGAAGCGCCGGCAATCGGCGGTGCCCTTGCGCGACGCCCGCTACCTCACCGAAAGGCTGCGCACGGCGCAGGTCATTCCCACCCCGGCGTCGACCGATGTCGTCGCCTTCGGCAGCACCGTGACCTTCAGCCGCACCGATGGCCGCGTGCAAACCTATCGCATCGTCGGTGAGGACGAAGCGGATCCGAAGGCCGGGTCGATCTCGTTCGTCGCGCCGGTTGCGAAGTCGCTGATCGGGAAGGCGGTCGGCGATGTCGTTGGTTCAGGCGCGCAGGAGATCGAGATTCTCTCGATCGCGTAG
- a CDS encoding TAXI family TRAP transporter solute-binding subunit, protein MMSIKLPLWLRFFLLVGVVIFAAGAGLLAYRYYSRPVTLTVAVGSLDGEAAKAMSAMAGEFVSANAPVRLKVIDSGTALEAAAAFSAGKVDLAVVRGDVGDLSKAQAVVVVSHMAVLIIAPPGSTIDSMDSLKGRTVGVVGGVTNAKIVDALTKEYDLARAKVVFKNLALTDVRQAIQSKQVNALLVVIPLAEKYLSLVRGFFQLDHKKVPVLIPIDSAGAITEVQRAFESFDVPKGTLRGSPPVPEDDVTTLRTSLYLVAQKKLGTDLVTGLTEAIMSARRNLLREQPIFAQITAPSTDQDAYLPLHPGAAAVYNSTTQSFMDEYGNWIYLTPMVLGGAATMLAAAWKFLGVGSRPAEGPLDSLYALARRIRKVDTEAELSDIEDDIDGILKAERAKSAAGDESAVDDATLNVAAHRLENLIHDRRTLIAKGHAVASAA, encoded by the coding sequence ATGATGTCGATAAAATTGCCGCTGTGGCTTCGCTTTTTCCTGCTTGTCGGCGTCGTCATCTTTGCGGCAGGCGCAGGTCTCCTTGCCTATCGGTACTACAGCCGCCCGGTAACGCTGACCGTGGCGGTCGGCTCGCTCGACGGCGAGGCAGCGAAGGCAATGTCAGCGATGGCAGGCGAGTTCGTATCAGCGAACGCGCCGGTCCGGCTCAAGGTCATCGACAGCGGCACCGCGCTTGAGGCCGCTGCCGCTTTCTCCGCGGGCAAGGTCGATCTCGCTGTGGTTCGCGGCGATGTCGGCGACCTGTCGAAGGCGCAAGCCGTCGTCGTCGTCAGCCATATGGCCGTCCTGATCATCGCGCCGCCGGGATCGACCATCGACAGCATGGACAGCCTGAAGGGACGCACGGTCGGCGTGGTCGGCGGCGTAACGAACGCCAAAATTGTCGATGCGTTGACCAAGGAATACGATCTGGCGCGCGCAAAAGTTGTATTCAAGAACCTTGCTTTGACGGATGTCCGACAAGCCATTCAGTCAAAGCAGGTCAATGCCCTGCTTGTCGTGATCCCGCTCGCCGAGAAATACCTCTCGCTCGTTCGCGGATTCTTTCAGCTCGACCATAAGAAGGTCCCGGTACTGATCCCGATCGATTCCGCGGGGGCAATCACAGAGGTTCAGCGCGCCTTTGAAAGCTTCGACGTCCCGAAGGGCACGCTGCGGGGATCGCCGCCGGTCCCGGAAGATGATGTGACAACGCTGAGGACCTCGCTCTATCTGGTTGCGCAAAAGAAGCTCGGCACTGATCTGGTAACCGGCCTCACGGAGGCGATCATGAGCGCGCGCAGGAATCTTCTGCGCGAGCAGCCGATTTTCGCACAGATCACCGCGCCCAGCACCGACCAGGATGCCTACCTTCCGCTGCACCCCGGCGCGGCAGCCGTTTACAACAGCACCACGCAAAGCTTCATGGATGAATACGGCAACTGGATCTATTTGACGCCGATGGTCCTGGGTGGCGCTGCCACCATGCTTGCGGCGGCGTGGAAATTCCTGGGCGTCGGCAGCCGCCCGGCCGAAGGGCCGCTCGATTCTCTCTATGCCCTGGCGCGCCGGATTCGGAAGGTCGATACCGAGGCTGAACTTTCGGATATCGAAGACGACATCGACGGCATCCTGAAGGCGGAGCGCGCCAAATCCGCTGCTGGAGACGAAAGCGCGGTGGATGATGCCACATTGAACGTGGCAGCCCACCGGCTGGAGAACTTGATTCACGACCGACGCACATTGATCGCCAAGGGACACGCAGTTGCCTCCGCGGCGTAG
- a CDS encoding DUF3551 domain-containing protein, with product MRRIILTLASFAALIAVASPAAQAHPANDRYCLQGRMWGYPGNCQFASYQQCLASASGTSAYCGINPRYAFSQQRAY from the coding sequence ATGCGTCGCATCATCCTCACTCTCGCATCGTTCGCCGCGCTGATCGCCGTAGCATCCCCGGCCGCCCAGGCACATCCTGCAAACGATCGATATTGCCTGCAGGGGCGCATGTGGGGCTATCCCGGCAACTGCCAGTTCGCGAGCTATCAGCAGTGCCTCGCCAGCGCTTCCGGCACGTCGGCCTATTGCGGCATCAATCCGCGCTACGCGTTCTCGCAGCAGCGCGCCTACTGA
- a CDS encoding metallophosphoesterase, with product MPVVANAQAQTTTAQAPASTGGGFSFAAVGDTRPMMYLPLKEGQPDLSKFFVEMFGLVMPEKVAEAVVAKDVKMIFDPVTKDLIKVVMPFASKTEVMTLTVDKGWVTEASVEDVKLLPGVHRTMFRLQGGEWVTREIVKDVQSGRAKFVVNSGDAVWWGNQGLTVSDSPYWKRVNETMLKKLPAPDDEMRAAGLDGRFFMSVGNHEVWADPKIEGVLSAVPYLKKFGVTPENLIYKFDFKGARFIYLWSGKYDYRSPSQWDADRPKYAEQMTQLQKWMDEAKANGIRKAFIVFHYPVFARSGLGPIPAPDNPHKVIASYAKDMEVVVLNGHVHTTEIYDVDGVKYLMLGGGGAEQDPILPGRTSIKVPADYPQDLYWKGQPPQEEYNYVLVDVDPGQKTKFTLNRFRPWSAEPFGTEELFT from the coding sequence ATGCCGGTCGTTGCCAATGCGCAGGCCCAAACAACAACCGCGCAAGCACCCGCTTCCACCGGGGGCGGCTTTTCATTCGCGGCGGTCGGCGATACCCGACCGATGATGTACCTCCCATTGAAGGAGGGACAACCGGACCTCAGCAAGTTCTTCGTCGAGATGTTCGGGTTGGTCATGCCGGAAAAGGTCGCCGAGGCCGTCGTCGCGAAGGATGTGAAGATGATCTTCGATCCGGTCACAAAGGACCTGATCAAGGTCGTCATGCCGTTCGCATCCAAGACGGAAGTGATGACCCTGACGGTAGACAAGGGTTGGGTCACCGAGGCATCCGTTGAAGACGTGAAACTGCTTCCCGGAGTGCATCGAACCATGTTCCGGCTTCAGGGCGGCGAATGGGTGACGCGCGAGATCGTCAAGGACGTCCAGTCCGGTCGCGCCAAATTCGTGGTCAATAGCGGTGACGCCGTGTGGTGGGGCAATCAGGGCTTGACCGTGAGTGACAGCCCATACTGGAAGCGCGTGAACGAAACAATGTTGAAGAAGCTACCCGCGCCAGATGACGAGATGCGCGCAGCCGGTCTGGATGGGCGCTTTTTCATGAGTGTGGGTAATCATGAGGTGTGGGCCGACCCGAAGATTGAGGGCGTACTTTCGGCGGTGCCGTATCTGAAAAAATTCGGCGTCACGCCGGAAAACCTCATCTACAAATTCGACTTCAAGGGCGCCCGCTTCATCTATCTCTGGAGTGGCAAGTACGACTACCGGTCGCCCTCACAGTGGGACGCCGATCGGCCAAAATATGCCGAGCAGATGACCCAGCTTCAAAAATGGATGGACGAGGCGAAGGCCAATGGCATTCGGAAGGCGTTCATCGTCTTCCACTATCCCGTGTTTGCGCGGTCGGGCTTGGGCCCGATCCCGGCTCCCGATAATCCGCACAAGGTGATTGCGTCGTATGCGAAGGACATGGAGGTGGTCGTGTTGAACGGGCACGTCCACACCACGGAAATCTACGACGTAGATGGGGTTAAGTATCTGATGTTGGGCGGTGGCGGCGCCGAGCAAGACCCAATCCTGCCGGGGCGAACCAGCATCAAGGTGCCCGCCGACTATCCGCAGGACCTTTACTGGAAGGGCCAGCCTCCGCAAGAGGAGTACAACTACGTGCTGGTGGACGTTGACCCCGGCCAGAAGACGAAATTCACCCTCAATCGCTTCCGGCCATGGTCAGCAGAGCCATTCGGAACCGAAGAACTCTTCACGTGA
- a CDS encoding DUF3224 domain-containing protein, producing MRKSLTFFLSGVALAAAASTAVAGERVLEFKLVTKPLDLKVIEAANVEGQTVVAGKFFGVAVFNDGRIGVKEFVNSSDLLKGSGPFFGYSTYTFEEGSITARYTGTAKDGKSTGEYTILSGTGAYANATGTGTIESAPNPFKGVNLLNIKLVVRTSGS from the coding sequence ATGCGGAAGTCCCTCACCTTTTTCCTTTCTGGCGTGGCATTGGCCGCCGCGGCGTCGACCGCTGTAGCCGGTGAGCGGGTGCTTGAGTTCAAGCTCGTCACGAAGCCGCTCGACCTCAAGGTCATCGAGGCCGCAAACGTCGAAGGACAGACGGTTGTGGCCGGCAAATTCTTCGGCGTCGCCGTCTTCAACGATGGCCGCATCGGAGTGAAGGAGTTCGTCAACAGTTCGGACCTGCTGAAAGGATCGGGTCCCTTCTTCGGCTATAGCACCTACACGTTCGAGGAAGGCTCGATTACGGCGCGCTACACCGGTACGGCCAAGGACGGCAAATCAACCGGCGAATACACGATCCTGTCGGGCACGGGTGCCTATGCGAACGCCACCGGTACGGGAACAATCGAAAGCGCGCCGAACCCGTTCAAGGGCGTCAACCTGCTGAACATAAAACTCGTCGTCAGAACGTCCGGCTCGTGA